The genomic segment CCAACAATAGCTATCAATATCAGTATTCGCTGATAACAGCGCCCCCTGACAATGGTTGTCTGCCAGTGTTGGGTAGGAAACCACCCAGTGTCAGTCGCAGGCACGCAAGCTAGACAATCACTCGTATTGGTACAAGGGCCTCGGGCGTCCAACAGTGGTCGAAGTCGGGGTTATACATTCGGGGTTAGGCCGAGATTCACCGTCTTGGTCAAACATGCGGACACCTCGGTCTGTGTCTGCGTGTATGTGCGTCACTCTGTGCTTGTGTTAGAGCGGGGTGGTGGACTAAAGGGCATCAAAGTGAGCCCCGAAGGTCACTGCAAAGCTTGTATGATTGACTCCGACTTGGTATCATGTCGCGAGTAGGCAACACACCTTATCAGGGGCGTAGAAGACAGGTCCCTGCCTCAACGTCATCGAGTTCGTCGATGACCATGCCACAgcactaggcacccattgaagcGTGATATAGAATTGTGGTGCTTAACCTCTCCAAACTGTACGAACGTACACGATGAACGCCATGGTGGACGCCTCTGCATAAAATTTGATAACCTAGGGTTCCTTAAACACAAATCGCAACAATATTTCCGACCGCGTAGAATGCTTCGTTAAAGAGAGTGTAAAGGAGCCTCCACGCAAAATTTGGCGTTCGAAATATGAGCGGGTGCGCCACGAAAAGTTTGTTTCTgataccaaaactgaaaaaaaaaacgccgtcaTTACTGCTCGCCGGAAGTGACGGATGCAAAGAGCTTTGCTCCTCGGCATGACCTCCGAAATAAGACTGCGCCTGCAGCTTCCAGCGGCGCGCCGAGAAATGTCGGAGCCGGCGGGCTGGTATTTGCATCATAGCGACAACCACCAGGCGCAGGCTTCGTCCGCTTAGCTGCTGTTTAAGGGCTGTTAACAAGAAAACTGCAAATACCAGCATTGCGGCGTTGCGAAGATCGCCTTCCAAGTCGGCCATATGCGTCTGAATTAAACGATCTTGggccaaaatgaaattttatcaGCAAAAGCAcgctacacgagcgttttcgatATATATACACCAGAAATGGGGtcaaccgaggggctcgatttttattagtaatatcataagaagccaacaaacactgacaccaaggacaacataggggaaattacttgtgtgaaataaatgaagaaacgataaattaatggaaattaaagtggatgaaaaaaacaacttgccgcaggtgggcaacaatcccacaaccttcgcatttcgcgtgtgatgctttaccaattgggctaccgcggcgtcgtttccccatccactttcttgggtatttgttttctagtagaaccttgggaggTTTAGCCAGCGCTGCCACTCacaggccttggcggcggatgtggaacatcctttctgccgcaggcgtcacgagaacgtgatctttttgggtaaaCGCAACCGGCAAATAAACCCAcccatgctacctgaaggcatcaatgttgccggatccgAGACCTTCGTCATGTAAAACTTATGCATGGCTGATCTTTTGGTGAAAGCGATCAGgccggtttttcttttttttttttgttgttctgtgCAGTTTCCTTGCACAAAGTACTACAAGTACACACCTCTATATCGAGaaagaataaattaaagaaaatacatTAACTACACACCCTTCCCATGCGTATTCTTCAGAGTGGCTGCCCACACAGAAATCAGCGCGATGTGGTCATAGAATAAACGTTCTGCAGCAGCCAAGAGAGGAGAGCCGAGCCAAGTTATCAAGTttattgaagtgaaaaaaaaacatgttctgAAATTGAACGCTGCAGAGTCCATCATTGCTGCAATAGAGTAAGGGTTGACGTTCTGGTCAATCCAAAAAGGGGCAACTTAACTTTCAAATCATGAAAATTTCAGCGATGGTAATGTGACTGCAAGAAGGAGCTGGCTGTTGTTTGATAAAAGGAAACCGAGCGTACAGTGTATCGCTTCATCGACGAGTGTACAAATGATGCCGGATCAGTGGAATAGGCAGACTAGTCCCCTATGACCAATTCGATCCTCAGCTCTCCGTCTTGTATGAAGCTGTTGTCATCCTTCAGATCCGCATAGCTCGTTTTGAATCTCAGATGGAATCCCGGAAGAAAAACGGCATCCAGGGGCCGTGTTTCCCCCCTCTCCAAGGTGCGGTTCCTGACGAAATCGCGGTGGACAACCGCCACATTCAAGATTTGGGGCGGCTGACGGTCGGCGTCGAGGGTGCGACCCCACTTGACAAACACTTCCAAGCTGCGTTCCGACGTGCGCGAGGCGAGGATGACGGTGAAGAAGAGCACTCGCCGGTGCCAACGCGTCGCAGCGCCGGAGAGTTTCAGGTCGAACACGCCAGGCTTCAACATCTCGTCGATGCCTTTGGTGCTGAAGCGGTAGACCGCGTGGCGAGGCATCCGGCCGCAGCGCGGGATCGCGCACAGCGTCGCGTCGATCGTGTCGTTCGATCCCAGGGGAACGAGCTCGTAGCTCGCCATCGCAGCTCCCGGACGAGCAGCTCCCTGGTGCAGGCTTTCCAGGTAGTGGAGCGAGTGGTTGGCCACGATCTCCAGCTTGCGAAGGATGTGCCTCTCCTCCAAGGCCCACGGCATCGCGACCTTCTTCACAATCTTGGCCTCGGCTTTGACTTCCGCGTTGGCCTCAGCTTTGACTTCTGCTTTGGCTTTGGCGTCGGCTTTGGAACTGGCTTCCCGACTCGCCTGGTCCACGGGAGCAGCCCGCGTCACCTGCGCGCCGGGTGCGGCTCGCTTATCGCCACCAGTGCCACCACTCGCGAGATCTGCCGAAGCCACAGAGGACTGAGACGACAGGCGTGCGCGCTTCTCGAAGTCGGCCGATTCGCCGGACGCCACAGAGAGTTTCTCCAAAGCCTCGGACAGCTCGCTGTCCAGCCCAAGCTCGGTGTCCATCAGGGTTCCGGACGCCTTCTGCAGCGCCTGGCTGAGCTCTCTCATCTGGCGCGTCAGCTCGTTCATCTGGCTCTGCAGGGCCGACAGCTGGGCGCCGTCCAGGACGGCTTTAGGCTGTGCGGGGATAGCTGCGCTCCCGTCGCCCGCGGCGCCTGCGTCGCCCTGTCCCGCCTGCCTCCACTTGCCGGACAGCTTGTGGCGACGGCAGCCGGACTTGTAGTGCCTCGGCAGGTCTCGGTGCAGGACGCTCTCGCCACAACCCAGGCATGGCGTCGAGTGGTAGGTGCACTCTTGCTCGTAGTGCACGAGCACGGCCGACAGAACGCCGACGTAGCGGCAGCCTTGGGCATGGTTCCAGCAGTGCGCCTACGAAATAGAGAAAGAAGATAACAATAAGAGGCTTCGAATTTGTTTCGAAAGTGAGACGGCTTCACGTCAAGCATATCCCACTGTTCACGTTACACGGGCAGCAATATATTGAGTCGGTAGTTCAGATCGTGCGGTAAGAGCAAAATTACTTCCAAGATATTCGAAGCTCGGAATAAAGGGAATGTTCAACAGGCGTGACATTTACGTTTATCGCGGTCTAACTAGCAGATACATCCATTGGAATATTATTATGCTGCTGGGGTCCTTCCCCCGCGGCCACCGTATGTGTCACTTAAGGCG from the Dermacentor variabilis isolate Ectoservices chromosome 9, ASM5094787v1, whole genome shotgun sequence genome contains:
- the LOC142557107 gene encoding uncharacterized protein LOC142557107, encoding MPNVRRGVLRCLRDAEIAGVNWRPTLFAEEFLHPHACCLCQVIPKNTILLPCSHALCETCERGSLRKNGSGGACPLCGEPFEQDERQIIKLSPKKASNLKAHCWNHAQGCRYVGVLSAVLVHYEQECTYHSTPCLGCGESVLHRDLPRHYKSGCRRHKLSGKWRQAGQGDAGAAGDGSAAIPAQPKAVLDGAQLSALQSQMNELTRQMRELSQALQKASGTLMDTELGLDSELSEALEKLSVASGESADFEKRARLSSQSSVASADLASGGTGGDKRAAPGAQVTRAAPVDQASREASSKADAKAKAEVKAEANAEVKAEAKIVKKVAMPWALEERHILRKLEIVANHSLHYLESLHQGAARPGAAMASYELVPLGSNDTIDATLCAIPRCGRMPRHAVYRFSTKGIDEMLKPGVFDLKLSGAATRWHRRVLFFTVILASRTSERSLEVFVKWGRTLDADRQPPQILNVAVVHRDFVRNRTLERGETRPLDAVFLPGFHLRFKTSYADLKDDNSFIQDGELRIELVIGD